The stretch of DNA GATTTCCCGCACCCATTTCCACCAATAAAAATCGTAATTTCGCCTTTTGGGATTTTAAGATCTAGTTCATTAATAATGATGCTATCCCCATATGAAAGGGTTAATTTTTGAGTTTCTATTGATCCCATCATATCGACCGCTCCTTTTATGATAAGTGTAGCGTTTAGCTTAGCAAGGTATGGTCACTAGGCATTACGCGTTTTAAATAATAAATAAACGAAGTAGGGCGCACCAATACCAGCCGTAAAGACACCAGCAGGTATTTCGATAGGTGCAAGTACCGTTCTCCCAATAAGATCCGCTAGCATGACTAGGATAGCGCCTATAAGCGCAGATACCGGAAGTAGAGCACCGAATGCTGAACCAACCAATCTTCTTGCCATATGAGGTGCCATCAAGCCAACAAAACCGATTCCTCCAGCAAATGCTACTGAGCTTCCAATAAGGGCAGTACTAATCATTAATAATATAAATCGCTGTTTTCCAACAGAGCTTCCAACTCCAGTGGCAATTTCATCTCCAAGCTCCTGTATATTAATATTTCTAGCCATCACAAACGCTAAAAGTAAAAAAATCACTGCCCAAGGAGCTAAGGTCATAACATTTGTCCAATTTGAGCCATACACCGTTCCTGTTATCCACATATTTGCTTCGCTCGCACGATAAATAGGACCTGAAATCATCATGATTGTTGTTAAAGCTTGCATGAGAGCCGAAATACCAATCCCAATTAACACAAGCCTAATTGGTGTAACACCGTTTTTCCATGAAAGAAAATATACTGCGATGGCAACAACTCCTGCACCGATAAATGCAGCAAGAGGCATCCACTCAATACTTACGGTTAAAGCATTGCTATCATCACTAAAAAATGTCAAAAACGATACGACAGCGACTGATGCTCCACCAGTAATACCAAGGATATCTGGAGAAGCTAACGGATTTCGTATAATTCCTTGCAGAATACCACCAGCAACA from Cytobacillus dafuensis encodes:
- a CDS encoding FecCD family ABC transporter permease — encoded protein: MSKYKNIRILKGKASFLIDKRAASVFFVMLAVTGIVFVLSTGIGEMKISPLNVVKVFFGGGTEMEQLVVQSFRLPRILIALIVGMSLAVAGGILQGIIRNPLASPDILGITGGASVAVVSFLTFFSDDSNALTVSIEWMPLAAFIGAGVVAIAVYFLSWKNGVTPIRLVLIGIGISALMQALTTIMMISGPIYRASEANMWITGTVYGSNWTNVMTLAPWAVIFLLLAFVMARNINIQELGDEIATGVGSSVGKQRFILLMISTALIGSSVAFAGGIGFVGLMAPHMARRLVGSAFGALLPVSALIGAILVMLADLIGRTVLAPIEIPAGVFTAGIGAPYFVYLLFKTRNA